One region of Skermanella mucosa genomic DNA includes:
- the bla gene encoding class A beta-lactamase produces the protein MRLTLTRRSFSAMVGSLVAGSVIARPGFVLAAPSAGDDLAGKLVEVERRLGARFGAAILDTDSGRRWTHRADERFPLCSTFKAIACGAVLAKVDAGREDLERRIRFEAGDVVTYSPVTQDRVGGEGITLAEICEAAMTRSDNTAGNIILDSLGGPAGVTEFARSLGDAVTRLDRRETDLNEATPGDPRDTTSPAAMVANLESLVLGDTLSPPSRDRLTAWLVSNKTGDAKLRAGLPKDWRIGDKTGGGDYGTMNDVAVIWPPGRKPVIVSIYMTETKASFDDRNAAIAEIGRALKTTLGA, from the coding sequence ATGCGGTTGACGCTGACGCGGCGTAGTTTTTCGGCGATGGTCGGTTCCCTGGTGGCTGGAAGCGTGATCGCGCGCCCGGGCTTTGTCCTGGCGGCGCCGAGCGCCGGTGACGACTTGGCTGGAAAGCTGGTCGAGGTCGAACGGAGGCTGGGCGCCCGGTTTGGGGCCGCCATCCTGGATACCGATTCGGGGCGCCGCTGGACCCATCGCGCGGACGAGCGTTTTCCCCTGTGCAGCACGTTCAAGGCGATCGCCTGCGGGGCCGTGCTTGCGAAGGTGGACGCGGGCCGGGAAGACCTGGAGCGGCGCATCCGGTTCGAGGCCGGCGATGTGGTGACATACTCCCCCGTGACCCAGGACAGGGTCGGCGGCGAAGGAATCACGCTCGCGGAAATCTGCGAGGCGGCCATGACCCGGAGCGACAACACGGCCGGCAACATCATCCTGGACAGTCTCGGCGGGCCTGCCGGGGTGACCGAATTCGCGCGGTCGCTCGGAGACGCCGTGACCCGGCTGGACCGACGGGAGACCGACCTGAACGAGGCGACGCCCGGCGATCCCCGCGACACCACGTCGCCGGCCGCCATGGTCGCCAACCTGGAGTCGCTCGTCCTGGGGGATACCCTGTCCCCGCCGTCGCGCGACCGGCTGACGGCGTGGCTCGTGTCCAACAAGACGGGGGACGCGAAGCTTCGCGCGGGCCTGCCGAAGGACTGGCGCATCGGCGACAAGACGGGCGGAGGCGATTACGGAACGATGAACGATGTCGCCGTGATCTGGCCGCCCGGCCGGAAGCCGGTGATCGTGAGCATCTACATGACGGAGACGAAGGCGTCTTTCGACGACCGCAACGCAGCCATCGCGGAGATCGGCAGGGCGTTGAAGACCACGCTCGGGGCTTGA